Sequence from the uncultured Draconibacterium sp. genome:
TAGGAGTTTGTATTTCATGCTCAAATACACCCGAAATTGTTGTTCAGCAAATGAAAATGGAAATACCCGCAGGAGAGCAAATGTTGATGGAAGAACTATTGCCGGGAGAAATTGCTGATACTAAAATAGAACACATTGCCTATATTGGGCCAACGGTGCAAAAAGTTCAACTTTCGGATGAAAATATAAGTATGTTTCTGTTTGTGAAAGGGAGCGGAAGCTTAAAGGCCGATACAACTTTGTTTAAAGTGGTGCCTGAGTCGATTGCGATTCCAATGACTTACAAAAGCATCAAAATTGAAGTTGAGGAAGGGGAGGAATTACATTTTGTGCGTTTCACGAAAAAACTTTCTGAGCAGGATATTGTCGATTTGAGCAGATTCCCCGATGACAGTAAATACGACATATATTTTACCAATTTTGATGACTGTGAACCTTATACTGAAAAAATCAAGAGCCCGAATACGGTTAGCCGAACAGTGTTGCCTGAGCATATTATTCCGCGTGTTGCACTTGGCACGGTTGAAGCCCCGGGACCCGATGAAGTTGGTGCACACAAGCATGCCATGCTCGATCAACTTTTCCTTGGACTAACAGATAATGACATTGTAGTTCATGCTGATGGGGCCTCCGCAGAGTTTACAGAATACTCCTTATTACATATTCCCATTGGTTCCAGTCATTGGGTATCGGTTGATGAGAATAAACGAATGTACTATTTGTGGATGGATTTTTTTCTGACAAAAGAAGGACAGGAGTGGCTTAAAACACACAAGCCAATTAGCACAGATAAAGATGAGTATTAGCACTTTGAAAACTAAAACCATATAAAAAATGAGACAACTCTCTCTGAAAGGAAGAACATTCCCTACAGATCTTAACCATGCCGGCACTGCATTTGGTGGTTGGGTAATGTCTAAAATGGATAAAGCCGCTTCAATTCAGATAGAAGAAGTGATAAGCTCTCCGGCTGTAACTGTTTCGGTTAGTAATCTTAATTTCATAAAACCGATTCACAATGGAGATGTATTTATGGTATACACGAAGGTTGACAGGATAGGAAACGCATCCATTGATATAGGAGTTGAGTTAATTGTACGTTCAAGAGAAGATTTGAGTGAATATAAAGTTACACAGGGCGTTTTTACTTTTGTAGCTGTTGATGAAAAAGGGAAACCGGTGCAAATTAGAAGTGTGCTAAGAAGCTATGTTGCTCCATACATTATGGAGATGTTAGGTGATAAATAATTGGATCAAACTATTACGGCATGAACAAATCTTTTGAAATATTCGATGCCCACGCTCATATTATCTATGGTATAAACGGGATCAAACGAGGCCAAAAAACAGCCACGGCAAAATATGGCAGAATATTATGGAATAATAGAGAAATTAATTTCTTACCTCCATTTTTTTACGACACCCAATTTACTTCAGAGACGCTCATTGAAAACATGGACTTTTGTGGTGTATCGAAGGCCGTATTGTTACAGAATCCGGTTATAGGAATTCTTAACAACGAAATTCGCCAGGCTATTGAGAAATATCCGAATCGGTTTATAGGAACTATCCAGGTGGATCCTATGAAAAAGGATGCCTGCGATGTGATACGAAAGTATGCTTCAGAAAAACAAAATACACTTAAACTTGAGATAAGCGAAGAGTGGGGGTGGTCGGGTAATTATCCCGGATTCTCTCTCGTGGGAAAGGAAATGATGGCAGTTTGGGAAACCGTGGGGAAATTAGGCTTACGGGTAATTATCGATACTGGCGATATTTTTAATAACGGTTATCAGATAGAAAATATCCGGTTTGTTGCTAAAAGTTTTCCTGATACAAAAATATTAATTGAACACCTGGGATTTTATCGCAATGATCTTGATGAGCGTTCAAAGGATCGACGAAATGAAATGCTTCAGCTCGGCAAAGAGCTGGAGAATGTATATTTCGGATTTTCTTCCACCGCAGCTTTTATTAACGATGATTATCCATGCCCGAAAGCACAGAAGTTGCTTCAACAGGCTATTGAGATTGTTGGCGCTAAAAAAATCCTTTGGGGAAGTGATATTCCTTCAACCATGAAAAAATATACCTATCAGCAATTGGTTGATGTGGTAGTAAAGCATGCCGGATTCTTATCAGAGAGAAATAAGAAACTTATACTAAATAATAATGCGGAGACCTTCTTTTCCGGTTACTAGAGGTTGTTTTTAAGTTCTCTAAATACAACCTTTAGATAGAATGAAACGACCACAATTAAGGACTTTGATGCATGTATAAGGAGTTCAGATTATGGTAGTTATCTATATTAATAATAAACTTATGAATATGAATATACTAGTTGTAAATGCAGGAAGTTCATCAATAAAGTATCAGTTAATTGATATGAAGACTGAGAAACCGCTATCAAGTGGATTAGTGGAACGGATTGGATTGGATGGTGGAGCAATTAAACATCAAATTTTTGTTGGCGGTAAGGAAAAGAAAATTACAAAGGAACTTTCAATACCCAATCATGCAGTGGGATTAAAACGGGTTGCAGAATTGCTTACAGATAAAGAGATTGGAGTTATTGCTGAACCTTCACAAATAGAGGTAGTTGGACATCGGTTAGTACATGGTGGAGAAACTTTTTCCAAAACTGTTGTGATTAATGAAGATGTTAAAGCAAAAGTTAAAGAACTATTTGCCTTAGCTCCCCTTCATAATCCGGCCAACTTAACAGGTGTTGAAGTGGCAGAAAAGGTTTTCCCAAATGCTAAACAGGTAGGTGTATTCGATACCGCTTTTCATCAGACGATGCCAGAAGTTGCTTATCGTTATGCAATTCCGGAGGCTTTATATAGAGACTTTGGGATACGGAAATATGGTTTTCATGGAACTTCTCATAAATACGTTTCGGAAAAAGCGGCCAAGTATCTCGGGAAAAAAGATGCAAAAATTATTACTATACATTTAGGAAATGGAGCCTCATTGGCAGCTGTTGATGCCGGTGTTTGTATTGATACATCAATGGGAATAGGGCCATTAAATGGCCTTATTATGGGAACACGATCAGGAAGTATTGATCCTTCAATTATTTTTTATCTGGTAGAACAAAAAGGCTTTACTGTTGAAGAAATAAATGCCATATTAAACCAAAAAAGTGGAATGTTGGGATTAACCGGGGAAAGCGATATGCGTGATGTTGAAGAACTTTATTTCAAGGGTAATAAAAAAGCCAGACTAGCCTATGAAATGTATGCCTACCGGATTAAACATTTTATTGGAAGTTATGTTGC
This genomic interval carries:
- a CDS encoding acetate kinase, which encodes MNILVVNAGSSSIKYQLIDMKTEKPLSSGLVERIGLDGGAIKHQIFVGGKEKKITKELSIPNHAVGLKRVAELLTDKEIGVIAEPSQIEVVGHRLVHGGETFSKTVVINEDVKAKVKELFALAPLHNPANLTGVEVAEKVFPNAKQVGVFDTAFHQTMPEVAYRYAIPEALYRDFGIRKYGFHGTSHKYVSEKAAKYLGKKDAKIITIHLGNGASLAAVDAGVCIDTSMGIGPLNGLIMGTRSGSIDPSIIFYLVEQKGFTVEEINAILNQKSGMLGLTGESDMRDVEELYFKGNKKARLAYEMYAYRIKHFIGSYVASMNGLDALVFTAGIGENDKLVRSLVCKKMEFFGIRLDEERNLVRSKDIREINTARSKTKVLVIPTNEELEIAQQSYEVIR
- a CDS encoding amidohydrolase family protein, encoding MNKSFEIFDAHAHIIYGINGIKRGQKTATAKYGRILWNNREINFLPPFFYDTQFTSETLIENMDFCGVSKAVLLQNPVIGILNNEIRQAIEKYPNRFIGTIQVDPMKKDACDVIRKYASEKQNTLKLEISEEWGWSGNYPGFSLVGKEMMAVWETVGKLGLRVIIDTGDIFNNGYQIENIRFVAKSFPDTKILIEHLGFYRNDLDERSKDRRNEMLQLGKELENVYFGFSSTAAFINDDYPCPKAQKLLQQAIEIVGAKKILWGSDIPSTMKKYTYQQLVDVVVKHAGFLSERNKKLILNNNAETFFSGY
- a CDS encoding cupin domain-containing protein; this encodes MNFIAALFHKNIASISILIVVLGVCISCSNTPEIVVQQMKMEIPAGEQMLMEELLPGEIADTKIEHIAYIGPTVQKVQLSDENISMFLFVKGSGSLKADTTLFKVVPESIAIPMTYKSIKIEVEEGEELHFVRFTKKLSEQDIVDLSRFPDDSKYDIYFTNFDDCEPYTEKIKSPNTVSRTVLPEHIIPRVALGTVEAPGPDEVGAHKHAMLDQLFLGLTDNDIVVHADGASAEFTEYSLLHIPIGSSHWVSVDENKRMYYLWMDFFLTKEGQEWLKTHKPISTDKDEY
- a CDS encoding hotdog domain-containing protein: MRQLSLKGRTFPTDLNHAGTAFGGWVMSKMDKAASIQIEEVISSPAVTVSVSNLNFIKPIHNGDVFMVYTKVDRIGNASIDIGVELIVRSREDLSEYKVTQGVFTFVAVDEKGKPVQIRSVLRSYVAPYIMEMLGDK